A region of the Meles meles chromosome 18, mMelMel3.1 paternal haplotype, whole genome shotgun sequence genome:
GTCCTTCAGAGACTCCACATGGGCCTCCAGGTCAGCTTTGCACAGAGTCAGCTCACCCAGGATCCCACGCAGGCCACCAATGTCTGTCTCTACCAGCTGGCGAAGAGACAGTTCAGACTCGTACCTTTCAGAGCCAAAGAGATACAGATGGTGATTACTTTGCTAGACACCGTGTACGGTGCTGGGCATGCTGGTGAGTGACACAAGGACTCAAGGAAGCCATATCCCAAATAATAAATGTGAGCTTTGCGAGCATTCTTAGCTTAAAATAAAGCTTATATAGAGAACATTGGTGGTGTGTGcagatgtgtgcatgtgtgagagactggggagggggagaggggcagccataaattattttcaaattcaaatttaacttacTTTGATCTAAAGTCATCGGCAGCCAGTTTGCAGTTGTCAAGCTGTACAGCAAGTCTAGAATTCTCTGCCTTTGTGCACAAGATCTGGTGAGTAAGTTAGTTATATGTAATAGAGGGCTCtttgaaagaaatgtaaatatttatttaacaactaTGCCACTATTTATCTTTTAGAAGCCTTtataagaaagtataaaatagCTTTCAGCCTATTTTTCTTATTAACCATGTCACTTCAATGAAGAGAAAAGCAGGACCaatttataaaagaaacagaaaaaaaaaaggatttttcagTGATCTAAGACATTTTGCAATATTCCTGGCAGTTGAACTTGGATTTTCCTCCCTAGGTAGTTTGTATTATGAGTGTATCCCCATCCATGATGATAAAAATTcatcagtaagaaaagaaaatgattactaGGATGATATTACATGattaaaaagataacatttcAATATCTATGTTAAAGATAGCAGCATAAATGTCCAGTGTTTCATACAGAAGTAACGTTAGGTGTAATGCagttttcttctcattctctggATGACATAATGTAGATGTGAGTGAGTTTATTTGGGCCACTTCATGATTACTGGCAGCCCCTTGGCTAATGCTGATCGTTGCTGACGCTCAGCCCACCACCTTTTCCTCTAAGTCACACTACCTCTTGGAAGACCCCtttccctgggggtggggaggacttcCATAGaacagactttctttttctttctttctttctttctttcttttagcatAAGGATAAAGCAAATCACAGATTAGGGCAATGAGAGACACCAGACCTTTTGCTGGAGCTCTTCGATGGTGTCGAAGTAACATTGATAATCAGGGCACACCAGTGGGAGATCCTCTTCACATTGCTCTCGGATCCTGCATTCCAGCTCTGCATTCATCTCCTCCAGGCCACGCACCTTCTCCAGGTAGTTGGCGAGTCTGTCATTGAGGAACTGCATCGTCTCCTTCTCGTTGCTGTTGAATACTCCATCCTCGCACCAAGCACAGTTCCCCACCAAGCACGGATtacaagtcccagccaagtagcaTGGTGTGAGGCAACCAGTTGGCAAACAAGACCTGGATAGGAAGCTGGGAGTCTGGCATCTGGATGTAGCAGGGGTGCTGGGGAGGCAAGTGGTTTCCACGGAACAGGTTGAAGCAAATGCACAGTCAGAAGCCCTGGCACAGGATTCAGAAGAGCAGCATGTGGGGGAACAGTCAGAAGTCATCCTGTTAGATGTGAAGAACAAAGACTAGTTGTGAAACTCCAACTGACTGGCTCCCAAGGTCTCTTTGCCTCCTGAGACTTTTATACAGCCTGCAAAATGAGTATTTACAGAATGTATCAGATGTTCTGTTTATCATTGTTGGTGTCAGTTTTCATATGAACATTCATTAGTGTTGTTTGTTTGCTGAGAAGAGTTTTATGCCTCATAAAAGAGGCATAACTTTAGGTTACCAAGTAAGGACACTATTTCCATGTGCCAGTAGGATTAAATGCTTGGTTCAGAAAATCTTCATAGGAACATTGTCTTTTTGGTAGATTATGGAAAGGCAGAAAAAATTTGGCCACTCAGTAATTACAGATACAATTGATTACAAATAACGAAAATAATATTCCCACAGATTTTACTCTTGTTTATTGGAAATTGTTTATATgtccttttaaaattcatattactTATCATTAAAtgccatttatttgtttgtgCCACCATCATAAAATGTTCTATGTAGTTAGCAATCTTTGCAATGCTTTTTTGGTCTTGCTGTGCTCAGATGGTGGAGGAGTGAGGTGTGAACTGGGCTtaaagtgtgtgtgcatgtgtgcgtgtgtgtgcgtgtgtgcacacgtgcccgtgtgtgtgtttgtgtgtatgaacCATGTCTACCTGTGCGCAAATTGAAAAGTCAATTTACATAACTGATGGGCATAATCTGTGTCCTCCAGGCCAATACAAATTGGTTGTCAAGATCTGGAGTGGTGATTTTTGATTTCCTGAAACTTGTTTTTTCCACGTTCTTATGCCTCATTTTTAGACTAGGATACTATTTTTCATCTGTATTAATAATAAGAGtgaaatactatttctttttttttaagattttatttatttatttgagtcacagagagagagagagagcacaagcagggaggagggaagagggagagggagaagcaggctccctgctgagctgggagcacaatgcagggctcaatgccaggaacctgggatcatgacctcagctgaaggcagacggttaacccactgagccagccaggcaccctgatgaAATACGATTTGTAAGTTACAATCTTTTAGTCTCTTGGGAAACTAAACCCTCATGGGTTACACTTCAGAATAGGGGCTAAGAAGCTACAGAAGGCTTCTTTCCTGAGACAGACTGTTTTctcttatttacttctttttaatgcCACAAgttcataaaaaatagaaataaagggaTTGGGGAATAAAATGGTATAATGTGAGTTCCAGACCAGCAATTCCATTGCTTAAAATCGCTGGTGCAGTACCAAATAGATAGGGATCTGAGATAAAACTTTTTTAGATTATGTCTTGAATTTCCTCTCCAGTATGTAGAATAATCTCTTTTACTTTGCTTAGAGTAATTGTggtgtttatttcattttcaaagggTGGGAGAGCAGATTGCCTCCAGAatctttaaaatttggaaaaaaaaacccactattcttacaaagttaaaattTTCATGATCtataaaaatttagttttttttttttctaactctgAACACTCTTATCTAGGTAGCTGAtaatggaaaaaccaaaaccaaaaccaaaccaagagaTTTTAAATAGATGGATGTAAATAGCCTCTTAGGATTTATTacttctcccatccaagtactaaccaggacTGACTCTGCTTAGCTTCTAAGTTCAGATAGGATTGGGCACTTTCAGGGTGGTATCATTGTAGACTCTTAGGTTTTATTATTCATTGAGTGGAGTTGGGTTTGATTTTAGTGATTCTCTTTACATTTCAACAAtgctaaatattcttttttattctttcatcattttatttaaattcaagttcaTTCACACATAGTGTGgtgttagtttcaggggtagtgtttagtgattcatcagttgcatataacacccagtgctcattacatcacatgccctccttaatgccctccTCCTTCACCccatttccccatcccccaccctcctcccctgcggcaaccctcagtttgttccctatatttaagagtctcttatgatttgcctccctctctgtctctatcttatttttccttctgttctcctatgttcatctgttttgtttcttaaattccacatatgaatgaaatcatatggtgattgtctttctctgactgaattacttcgcttagcataatacactgtagttccattcacatcattgtaaacatcaagatttcattgtttttgatggctaagtaatattccattatatatttatacaccacatcttctttatccattcatcagttgatggacatttgggctctttccatattttagctattgtggatagtgctgatataaacattggggtgcaagtgctcctttgaatcactatttttgtatcctttggataaatacccagtagtgcacttgctgggtcatagggtagctccatttttaactttttgaggaatctccataccgttttccagagtggctgcaccagtttgcgttcccaccaacagtgtaagagggttcccctttttccatatcctcaccaaatCTGCTTTCTGaattgttagttttagccattctgactggtgtgaggtgttatctcattgtggttttgatttgtatttccctgaggcaagtgatgttgaactttttttcatgtgtcttttggccacttgtatgtcttctttggagaaatgtctgtttatgtctcctgcccatttcatGTTCTTGGAGTGCTGACGGTATATTGATGCTGTTTTGCAGAGGACATGAGTTCAAGGActcaaaaacatttgaaaatcagaaaTTACAAATCTCTGAAGGAAAATTCTTATTTCCACAGTAACCTAATGAATTAAAGGAAGGATTTCTTTGAAGAGAATCCATGTCTTGGTTGTCTACTGCAGATTCCAGTTAATGAAAATGCAGCAATGtgtcattattttaaagtaactgcaggtaaaaataagaaatatttcctttaatcTTGAGCTAATTTCTATTTGTAAAATGTTGAtatatggaaagagagagaggatggagagagaggaaagtagtGAGAGCACCAGCACACAGGACTATTTTATTTTGGGCTTGATTAATTAGGTAGTGTTGTATGACAATCTATAGATTTAGTTCCTATCTTAGAATATTGAAAttgctggggtacctgggtggcccagttggttaagtgtctgacccgtgatctcatctcaggtcttgatctcaagtcGTGAGTTCAAGgtccatgctgggctccatgctgggtgtggagcttacttaaaaacaaaaactaaacaacaacaaaaagaatattgaaattGCCCAGAATTCCTTTTTATGGCATATCATCCTCAAAAGGAGGGGACATTGGgaatagagaaaataaagagatgcTGTTAAAGGTCATGATAACATGACATCATTGTTTCTTCTTGTACAGTGCCCTTACCTCAGAACATCCACCTACAAGGGCTGGAATCACTTTAATAAGATGCAAATCCATTTTTTGCCACTTTCCACCTATAACATCCCAGCTTCCTAGCTTGGCAAATGACCTTCTCCAATCTGGTGCCAGTTTACCTTTCTAGGCTAATTTCCCGATACTTTGTCTCACAAACCCCAGACTGCAGCCATCCTTCAAGCTTTGTAGGTGGTGCTTCCTTGGTCCACTGCTCTTCTGCCACCCCGGATGAACCCACCTGTTAAGACAGCTGATACGATGTCCAGctcctcacacccagatggaggCATTTCCCATCACACACACGTCCATTACAGCAATTGTCACATCTCTTACCATTATCAGTATTTTGTGTTTACTggtctttctcctttttggaaaATGTCTCTTCTAAGACCAGCATATCTTATTTGTCTGATCCTCAGCACTTGGGACATAATATAATAAGCCCTTAATAAGTGTTTGCTAAAAATATAACCACTTGACTCAGTAGAGGTTTCTGTTTGACATGTAATTGCTAAGGGAAGAAGCTGAATGCTGCAGTACAAGGAAGATAGGCGGAGGATGAACGTGATGTCCTCCTGGTCATATTTACATTCTCGTTCCAGTGCTCTTACTAACTAGCTCTATTGTCTTCATCTAGTCATGCAACTCCTTTGGGACTTACTTAGTCCTCACTGTAGGGAAAAATAATAACCTGTCACTTCTACATGGAGCTGTCAAGGCATAAACAATATGGATATATTTCACtttataaatagtaaaataatgcCCATGTAAGGTCTCCAGCTAATCAATCTTGGTCCCCAATAACTCCCTAATTACCaagcacatattctttttttcttccaagatttttaAGTTGagatgaaatttatatatattgaaaTGCAATTTGACAAATGCATATACCTATATAACCCTCACCCCAGTCAAGATACCTAACATTTCCACGATACCAGAATGTTCCCGTGTACCCTTTTTCACTCAGTCCCTACCTCCCAAAGGTAAACACTCCTCTGATTCTGTTAACAGTACCAATACCAATAACAGAGATTGGTATTCCCTATTTGTGAGTTTCATAAGTAAAATCACAGTGTgtgtacttttttatttgatttctttggcTCAGTGTCACAGTTTttatttcatccatgttgtcacttATACCAGCACTACAgtatttccttccctccctccttccttcctccctcccttcctcccctccctccctcactcccttcctttcttttctccctccttccctccccttcagccctctttccttcctttcctccttacctcccttccttcctccctccctcccctcctccatcccttcttcctcccaccctccttcctccctctctccttccttcctttccctctttccttcttcccttccttccttccctccttccttcttctcttcttctttccttcctcccctccttcctccctccctcccttcctccctccctccctccctttcttcctctcttccttccttcttccttcctccctcactcccatcctccctccttgcctctctcctttcttcccttctttcaaaaaaaaaaaaaaaaacccacaaaattgcTGAggagtatttcattgtatgaatatgcTACAATGTGTCAATTCTCCTTGAATGAACATTTGGAGTATTTCTTATTTGGGGATGTTATGAATAAAACTCCCATAGATATTCTTGTACAAATATTTTTGTGGatatgtatttcatttctttctcataaatatttaGGAGTAGAATAGTTGTGTCATACAGTAggtatatgtttctttttataagaaactaccaGACCTTTTCCCAAAGTGATTATACATACTCTTTTATACTCTTACCAATAATGTAGGAGAGATTTAATTCCTCTATATCTTCATCAATATTTGTTATTGCCACATAGTTTAATTATAAACATGTCAGTGGAAAAGTGTTCTCTCATAGTTTAATTTACATCTCTCTGATGACTGATGCTGAGCAACTTTTCATGCATTTATTGCCCATTTCGATATCTTCTTCTGTGAAACaactattcaagtcttttgcctatttttcttggtttatttatCCAGGAGAAAGTATATGCCCCTTTGCAACACATTCTCCACTGTCctaaatttttatcatttccagtGTTCCTTCCTGTGGTCTGAGATTCCATTTGgtaaaattactattttaaacCCAACGGACTTCATTCAGTGTTTCCCTCATCATAGGGATAACATTTTGTAATCCAAGCCAATCGGTTTCAGTGGATGAAAATACCATTAGGGTAAATGCACAGGAGCTACAAAAAAGTGGCAATTAAATCATTGTTTGGCTTAAGATTatcagaaagtaaaaattaaaagaaaactttctaaGGTGGTTATTACATGCTATAGCATAAATGAAAGTTTTTCTGGAAGTACTTTCTCTTAGTTGTTCTCGTAGTTGTTTTTCTTCAAttcctatctcttttttttttttaagatttatttatttgacagatagagattacaagtaggcagagaggcaggcagagagagagagaggaggaagcaggctccccgctaagcagagagcccgatgcggggctcgatcccaggaccctgggatcatgacctgagctgaaggcagaggctttaacccgatgagccacccaggcgccccaattcctATCTCTTTTTAACAGAATATTATACTTCtgaattaaaaaggaatttaaagcaTTTAAGGATTACTACAGATAACGTTTAACAGTGTGAGCATCATGATGATTATGGGCTAAGATAGATGAAAAAATGGTATTGGTAAAATTTATTGATAGTTTTCTAATGTCTGATCATGACAAAAATATATGCTTTTTTATTAGAAGGCTATTGTCTTTGTTGATTATAGTTTTTCCGGATTATAAGCTTCAGAATGTATTTActtagttgtttttgtttatattaaaaagtgacttatttttaaaattcaatatatgtaaactaaagaaataaaacagttcaCCCATTTCTTCAACTCCCCActtccctgcctctggcaaccaatCTGTTCTCCATAACTATcaaattggttttatttatttgtttgtttgtttttaattccacatatgagtgctCATGTAGCATTtatctttctccatctgacttattttacttatcattATGCCCTTGAGGTCTATCCATGTTATTGCAGTGggaagatctcattcttttttgcctgaataatattccatatatgatataggttgtttctgtatcttggctattgtaaataatgttgcaattaacatgggagtgcatatatcctttttttttaaagattttatttatttatttgacagagaggtcacaagtaggcagagaggcaggcagagacagagaggggaagcagatccccgctgagcagagagcccgatgtgggcctcaatcccaggaccctgagatcatgacctgagccaaaggcagaggcctaacccactgaggcacccaggcgcccatatccttttttttttttttttttaagattttaatttgagggagagagagtaagaaagagtgagcacaagtgggaggggagagaaagaggaagatggagaatcaggctccctgctcagcttgatcccatgaccctggtcTTGATCCCATGGGCTCAATCtcgtgaccctgggatcatgacctgtgctgaaggcagacacttaaccaactgagcctcccaggagcccctgggagtgcatgtatctttttgatatacaacaaatatatatatatatataaattatagaactatatgaaatataaaaattatacaaaattatataaaaattatattttcttcagacaaatacatagaagaggaatttctggatcatattgtaggaacctccatactgttttccatagtgtctgcaccagtttacattcccactaacagtacacaagggtttccttttttccacatatTGCCaccacttgttatttcttatctttttagtactatctattctgaatgatgtgagatggtatgtcattgtggtattgatttgcatttccctgatgattaatgatgtaaacatctttttatgtatctattgaccatttgtatgtcttctttggaaaaatgcctattcagaacttctgcccatttttaaattggattgtgtTTTTGGTATGGAGCTATAtgaattctttatacattttgaacaTTTcaccttatcagatatatgatttgtaaatattttctcccattcaacaGATTGTCTTTTCAATTTGTTGCTgatctcctttgctgtgcagaagctttttagtttgatgtagtaccatttgtttgcttttgtggCTTTTGCTTTGGggatcaaatttaaaaaatcatagtcCAGACCTATATCCAGGAGCTtcctgcctatgttttcttctggagttttatggtttcagatcttacattccagtctttagtccattttatttttatcttattcattTGGAAGATAATcccctgtttcttcatcttgcTTTACCCTTTATGCTGGGTTCTATACAGTAGATGAAGGAGTGGCCTTATGTAGGGGATGAACCTTGTTGTTCAGCTCTGCCCTGGCTCTTCATTGTGTTTCAAACTCTGTGCTTGTCCAAGTAgcctattatatttttaatagctcCCAGCGCTAAGGATGTGCCAAGACCTGTCACTGCCCCAAAGAGGAGGATCTTAGTCAGCATCTAGACTCAGGCTGACTGGGAGCCAGACCCCTTTGCATTAGCATTTTAAAGTAGGCAAATATATATAGTCCTTTGAGACTGTAGGCATAAGCCCAACCAGCCAGCAAAGCCAGGTGATCTGGAGGTGTCCACTGAGCCGCAGTCACAAAAATAGGGGCTCAAGATGAGTGTATAAGCCCTTTTCTGGGTCGTACCACTGAGCTGGAGAAAGGCAGAGTGTCTGCCAAGATGGTGTCCGTAGTCTATGTTCCTTGAAAGCCACTCAACCCAAAATGTGTGCTGGGTCTGGAGTCCTCCCAGGACAAGCAACCCGCCTCTTCTTCACAGAAAGAGGAGGGAGTAGAGGGCGGGGAAATGCTTGTCTATGTGGTTTTCTTGGGGGTGGCAGCCTGCCAAGAACTGTCTCCCCTGTTGCCACAGTGTTGCCACAGTCTCCCGTGGAACCCAAAAGTGCGAAGTAATCAAGGGTGTCCCCGGGGCACCAGACATGTGTAAACTTCCCTTTCAGGGAACAGTGGTGCTCTGAAGTGCTGCAGAGCCTGAAAGTGAAGATGGAGCCTACCCTCAGATTCCTAGAAAGGATTACAGATGTATGTTTAATTAGAAACCTGCCCCTCAGGTATGGCCATGATGATTAGCTaaaggcctcttttttttttttttttttttttttttaaatttatttatctgacagagagtcacagtgagagagggaacacaagtagggggagtgggagagggaacagcaggcttccggaagagcaggg
Encoded here:
- the KRT40 gene encoding keratin, type I cytoskeletal 40, with amino-acid sequence MTSDCSPTCCSSESCARASDCAFASTCSVETTCLPSTPATSRCQTPSFLSRSCLPTGCLTPCYLAGTCNPCLVGNCAWCEDGVFNSNEKETMQFLNDRLANYLEKVRGLEEMNAELECRIREQCEEDLPLVCPDYQCYFDTIEELQQKILCTKAENSRLAVQLDNCKLAADDFRSKYESELSLRQLVETDIGGLRGILGELTLCKADLEAHVESLKDDLLCLKKNHEEAVSLLRGQLGDRLSVELDTAPTIDLNRVLDEMRCQYETVLANNRRDVEEWFAVQTEELNQQQVCSAEQLQDCQAEILELKRTANALEIELQAQQSLTESLECTVAETESQYSTQLAQIQCLIDNVETQLAEIRCDLERQNQEYQVLLDTKARLECEINTYRGLLESEDSRLPCNPCSAISTSSNTCEPCSAYVICTVENCCM